Proteins from one Microtus pennsylvanicus isolate mMicPen1 chromosome 7, mMicPen1.hap1, whole genome shotgun sequence genomic window:
- the Nrm gene encoding nurim has product MAPALLLVPAALASFILAFGTGVEFVRFTSLRPLLGGIPESGGPDARYGWLAALQDRSVLTSLAWDLGLLLLFVVQHSLMATETVKAWTSRYFGVLQRSLYVACTALALQLVMRYWETVPRGPVLWEARAEPWATWVPLLCFVLHVISWLLIFSILLVFDYAELMGLKQVYYHVLGLGEPLALKSPRALRLFSHLRHPVCVELLTVLWVVPTLGTDRLLLALLLTLYLGLAHGLDQQDLRYLRSQLQRKLQLLSRPQDGEAE; this is encoded by the exons ATGGCCCCGGCGCTGCTGCTGGTCCCGGCGGCCCTCGCCTCCTTTATCCTGGCCTTTGGCACCGGAGTGGAGTTCGTGCGCTTCACCTCCCTGCGGCCTCTGCTCGGAGGGATCCCGGAGTCCGGTGGTCCGG ATGCCCGCTATGGGTGGTTGGCTGCCTTGCAGGACCGAAGCGTTCTTACCTCCCTGGCTTGGGATCTTGGGCTTCTGCTATTGTTTGTGGTGCAACATAGCCTCATGGCAACTGAGACAGTGAAGGCGTGGACATCCCGGTACTTTGGAGTCCTTCAGAGGTCACTGTACGTGGCCTGCACTGCGCTGGCCTTGCAG CTGGTGATGCGGTACTGGGAGACTGTACCCAGGGGCCCAGTGTTGTGGGAGGCTCGAGCTGAACCTTGGGCCACCTGGGTGCCCCTCCTCTGCTTTGTGCTCCACGTCATTTCCTGGCTCCTCATCTTCAGCATCCTTCTGGTCTTTGACTACGCTGAACTCATGGGCCTCAAACAG GTATATTACCACGTACTAGGACTGGGTGAGCCGCTGGCTCTGAAGTCTCCTCGGGCTCTGAGGCTCTTTTCCCACCTTCGACACCCAGTATGTGTGGAACTTCTAACGGTGCTGTGGGTGGTTCCCACCCTGGGCACTGACCGCCTCCTCCTGGCTCTTCTCCTTACCCTCTACCTCGGCTTGGCTCACGGGCTTGACCAGCAAGACCTCCGCTACCTTCGGTCTCAGTTACAAAGAAAACTCCAGCTTCTCTCCAGACCCCAGGACGGGGAAGCAGAGTGA
- the Mdc1 gene encoding mediator of DNA damage checkpoint protein 1 isoform X2 yields the protein MENTQVIDWDAEEEETEISNGSLGHSLEPIGRLRLFSSAHGPERDFPLYLGKNVVGRSPDCSVTLPFPSISKQHAIIEISAYNKAPILQDCGSLNGTQLVKPPKVLTPGVSHRLKDQELILFADFPCQYRRLDGPPPLVSRGFLTIEGTPRIQGESQTSRVLLAEDSEEEVDFPSGRCVANGSRNPTSPSATVVPESDEEASSPAPRVPGLSLPFDVGSDTDEEQGQQPAVGGSSSARAGAAAAEAEQPGVKGMTAGIQVGSVLERSLTLGEDSDTDVEGEGVPMTPCVGPGKKKQILLGVGTEDPGGPGVGHVQGSPASAVEESRVPVAVPSETNHTPMVIDSDTDEEGEVSAALTLAHLKERGITLWSRDSGMEEVKSQPQVLVERSQSASGRDSDTDVEEGKREMVPDSPMDAESQPPHRARDGESDDLCLPATQCFVERESQSSEGAGALDVPWEVLATQPFCLREPEASEPQLVATHLEAHGSPPSLPSAPPGHQYLVHTELSGVQGREIQTMEKAMGIPKETADRVTPEREPLERKVRERASDSEREDVMGEELPQVTEHREPKTVLARDGQESNKGKGGDPEGNRESLKVEMEMSKDTQKREREVGKTEPEREWEPAGLEVNLDRGVAEGGSHDQKEQIASPTLKPGLGMGDLEGLTSAPPVCGSQGDGGKGDPVSPGRQQRGRLSCKMMSAGKASGGDPEPQAHCLLSPVPEASAPPQSLLTSQSPKQSPPPPLMSSPSEPHLPESLHTEPPVRPRRSSRMTPSSSAALKPYTACPTDLPAAPRPTSQVTRSRANKSSARTPEVIVPIDSELQPPTSTEQPAIPGPTSQVTQGSTDSSFDKTPESVLTGPEIQPPTTEQPVSPNPTPRATRGRPSRSSIKTPELNVPTSSELQPPTSTEQAVIPKPTSRATRGRARKSPIRTPEPVVPTVSEIHLPTSTEQAIIPKPTSRATRGRPHKSIRTPEPVVPTGPELQPVISTEEPVTPNLTSRSSQGRSRKSIRTSVVPTGPEFQPAISTEQPVTPELSSQGRARRSSVRTEASISTAPELKPFTSRKPPAPKPTALGTRGRTCKPSIEESKSVEPVAPNFDPPISTDHLVTPEVTDQSITLKSSPLNASTVSTTPEMEPGPPEPVPQGSRRRRRKAAGKQGSHVVPIDREPHSAPSKPESQASTNQSSGTLEEAELITVAPEAAIAQVPETPPHILLMQKEAAGRSGLTPKPQPEASRVHKEPSTTTDSPLQKRPRRQVPQMTIVPKEEDPPETPVKEEPQERAIPVPGKRKRGRVEDETQGNPSRSRRAKPNQEAVAPKVLFTGVVDSRGERAVLALGGSLASSVNEASHLVTDRIRRTVKFLCALGKGIPILSLNWLYESRKAGHFLPPDDYLVTDPEQEKNFSFSLRDALSRARERKLLEGYEIHVTPRVQPPPAQMAEIIGCCGGTVLPSMPHSYKPQRVVVTCTEDLPCCAVPTGLGLPLLSSEFLLTGVLKQEATPEAFVLSNLEMLSS from the exons ATGGAAAACACCCAGGTTATTGATTGGGATGctgaagaagaggagacagaaatatcCAATGGGTCCCTGGGGCATAGCTTGGAGCCTATAGGGCGGCTACGTCTCTTCAGTAGTGCTCATGGACCAGAAAGAG ATTTCCCTCTCTACCTTGGCAAGAATGTAGTTGGCAGAAGCCCTGACTGCTCTGTGACCCTGCCTTTTCCATCCATCTCTAAACAGCATGCCATAATTGAGATCTCTGCTTACAACAAAGCCCCTATCCTCCAGGATTGTGGGAGCCTCAATGGCACTCAGCTCGTAAAGCCCCCTAAGGTCCTAACCCCTGGAGTGAGCCATCGTCTGAAGGACCAGGAATTAATTCTGTTTGCAGACTTTCCCTGCCAATACCGTCGCTTGGATGGTCCTCCACCTTTGGTCTCTCGGGGATTTCTAACTATAGAAGGGACCCCCAGAATACAGGGAGAATCTCAGACCTCCCGAGTTTTACTGGCTGAGGACTCAGAGGAGGAAGTGG ATTTTCCTTCTGGAAGGTGTGTGGCAAATGGATCAAGAAATCCAACATCCCCATCAGCAACAGTTGTTCCGGAGAG TGATGAAGAGGCATCTTCTCCAGCCCCGAGAGTCCCTGGGCTGTCTCTGCCCTTTGACGTGGGCAGTGACACAGATGAAGAGCAGGGTCAGCAGCCGGCAGTGGGGGGATCCTCTTCAGCTAGGGCAGGTGCTGCTGCTGCAGAGGCTGAGCAGCCTGGAGTTAAAGGAATGACAGCTGGCATTCAGGTTGGGTCAGTTCTGGAGAGGAGCCTCACTCTTGGGGAGGACAGTGACACAGATGTGGAAGGAGAGGGGGTTCCTATGACCCCATGTGTAGGTCCTGGGAAGAAGAAGCAAATCCTGCTTGGAGTTGGTACAGAGGACCCTGGAGGACCTGGAGTGGGACATGTGCAGGGCAGCCCAGCCTCAGCTGTGGAGGAGAGCAGGGTGCCAGTGGCTGTCCCTTCAGAGACAAACCACACACCCATGGTGATTGACAGCGACACAGATGAGGAGGGTGAAGTCTCAGCAgcactcaccttggcccatctgaaAGAGAGGGGAATTACTTTGTGGAGCAGAGACTCGGGCATGGAAGAGGTCAAGTCCCAACCCCAGGTCCTTGTAGAGCGAAGCCAGAGTGCCTCTGGAAGAGACAGTGACACGGAcgtggaggagggaaagagagaaatggtCCCTGACAGCCCCATGGACGCAGAGAGCCAGCCTCCCCATAGAGCCAGAGATGGAG AATCTGACGatctctgccttccagctacCCAGTGCTTTGTAGAAAGGGAGAGCCAGAGCTCAGAAG GTGCAGGTGCCCTGGATGTGCCTTGGGAGGTTTTGGCTACACAGCCATTTTGTCTGAGAGAACCTGAGGCCTCGGAACCCCAGCTCGTCGCCACCCACCTTGAAGCTCATGGATCTCCTCCATCTCTACCTAGTGCACCACCAGGACACCAGTATTTGGTTCACACAGAGCTGTCGGGAGTTCAAGGCAGAGAGATACAAACTATGGAGAAAGCCATGGGTATACCAAAGGAAACAGCAGACAGGGTGACCCCTGAGAGAGAGCCATTGGAAAGGAAAGTCAGGGAAAGAGCATCAGACAGTGAGAGAGAGGATGTGATGGGGGAGGAACTACCTCAGGTGACAGAGCACAGAGAGCCAAAGACGGTGCTGGCTAGAGACGGACAGGAGTCTAACAAGGGGAAGGGTGGGGATCCTGAAGGAAATAGGGAGAGTTTGAAGGTAGAAATGGAGATGTccaaagacacacagaagagagagagagaagtggggaagacagaaccaGAGAGAGAATGGGAGCCAGCTGGTTTAGAAGTGAACCTAGATAGAGGGGTGGCTGAGGGAGGGAGCCATGATCAGAAAGAGCAGATTGCCAGTCCAACACTAAAGCCTGGACTTGGCATGGGGGACCTTGAGGGACTGACATCAGCCCCGCCAGTCTgtgggagccagggagatggaGGCAAGGGAGACCCCGTGAGCCCCGGGAGGCAGCAGAGAG GCCGCTTGAGTTGCAAGATGATGTCTGCTGGAAAGGCTTCCGGG GGTGATCCAGAACCCCAAGCCCATTGCCTGCTTTCTCCAGTGCCTGAAGCTTCAGCTCCACCTCAGAGTCTCCTCACCTCTCAGAGCCCAAAGCAGTCTCCGCCTCCACCTTTGATGTCTTCCCCTTCTGAGCCACACCTTCCTGAGAGTCTTCACACAGAGCCTCCTGTCAGGCCTCGGCGGTCCTCCAGGATGACCCCCTCATCCTCTGCTGCCCTTAAGCCTTACACTGCCTGCCCCACAGACCTGCCTGCTGCCCCCAGACCCACATCTCAGGTCACTCGGAGCAGGGCAAATAAGTCCTCTGCCAGGACCCCAGAAGTGATTGTCCCTATAGACTCTGAGCTCCAGCCTCCCACCTCCACAGAACAACCTGCCATCCCCGGACCCACATCTCAGGTCACTCAGGGCAGCACAGATAGTTCCTTTGATAAGACACCTGAATCAGTTCTCACAGGTCCTGAAATCCAGCCTCCCACCACAGAACAGCCTGTTAGCCCAAACCCTACACCTCGGGCCACTCGGGGCAGGCCAAGTAGGTCTTCCATCAAGACTCCAGAACTAAATGTCCCCACTAGCTCTGAACTCCAGCCTCCCACCTCCACAGAACAAGCTGTCATACCTAAGCCCACATCTCGGGCCACCCGGGGCAGGGCACGTAAGTCTCCTATCAGGACCCCAGAACCAGTTGTCCCCACTGTCTCTGAAATTCATCTTCCCACCTCCACAGAACAAGCTATCATACCTAAACCCACATCTCGGGCCACCCGGGGCAGGCCACATAAGTCTATCAGGACCCCAGAACCAGTCGTCCCCACTGGTCCCGAACTCCAGCCTGTCATCTCCACAGAAGAGCCTGTCACCCCTAATCTCACATCTCGGTCCTCTCAGGGCAGGTCACGTAAATCTATCAGGACCTCAGTTGTCCCCACTGGCCCTGAATTCCAGCCTGCCATCTCCACAGAACAGCCTGTCACCCCTGAGCTCTCATCTCAGGGAAGGGCACGTAGGTCTTCTGTCAGAACTGAAGCCagcatctctacagcccctgagCTTAAGCCTTTCACATCTAGAAAACCTCCTGCCCCCAAGCCCACAGCTCTGGGCACTCGGGGAAGGACATGTAAGCCCTCCATTGAAGAGTCTAAATCAGTTGAACCAGTAGCCCCTAATTTTGATCCTCCCATCTCCACAGACCATCTTGTTACCCCCGAGGTGACAGATCAGAGCATAACACTAAAGTCTTCACCGCTAAATGCTTCCACAGTGTCCACTACCCCTGAAATGGAACCTGGTCCCCCAGAGCCCGTTCCTCAAGGCAGTCGCCGAAGGAGGCGCAAGGCTGCGGGGAAACAGGGCTCCCACGTAGTTCCCATTGACCGTGAGCCTCACTCTGCTCCCTCTAAACCCGAGTCCCAGGCTTCAACCAACCAAAGCTCAGGGACATTAGAAGAAGCTGAGTTGATCACAGTCGCTCCTGAGGCTGCCATTGCTCAGGTTCCAGAGACCCCCCCTCACATTCTTCTGATGCAAAAGGAAGCAGCTGGGAGATCAGGGCTCACTCCCAAACCCCAGCCTGAGGCCTCTCGAGTCCACAAGGAGCCCTCCACTACCACAGACTCACCACTTCAGAAACGTCCCCGAAGACAAGTTCCCCAGATGACCATCGTCCCCAAGGAAGAAGATCCTCCAGAAACACCAGTGAAGGAAGAG CCTCAGGAGAGAGCAATTCCGGTACCAGGCAAGAGAAAGAGGGGTCGTGTGGAAGATGAGACCCAGGGAAACCCAAGTCGAAGCCGGCGGGCTAAACCTAACCAAGAAGCAGTAGCTCCCAAG GTCCTCTTCACAGGAGTCGTGGATTCTCGTGGAGAGCGTGCAGTCCTGGCTCTGGGAGGCAGTCTGGCCAGCTCAGTAAATGAGGCCTCTCACCTGGTCACCGATCGCATCCGCAGGACAGTCAAGTTCTTGTGTGCTCTGGGGAAGGGTATCCCCATTCTCTCCCTGAACTGGCTGTATGAG TCCAGAAAGGCTGGTCACTTCTTGCCGCCTGATGACTACTTGGTGACTGATCCTGAACAAGAGAAGAATTTTAGCTTCAGCCTTCGGGATGCCCTGAGCCGGGCTCGGGAACGGAAATTGCTGGAG GGCTATGAGATTCATGTGACCCCTCGCGTGCAGCCACCTCCAGCTCAGATGGCAGAGATCATTGGCTGCTGTGGAGGCACCGTCCTGCCCAGCATGCCCCATTCCTACAAG CCTCAGCGAGTTGTCGTGACCTGCACTGAAGACCTTCCTTGCTGTGCTGTCCCCACTGGCCTGGGGCTGCCCCTCCTCTCTTCTGAGTTCCTCCTGACTGGAGTGCTGAAGCAGGAAGCCACACCAGAGGCCTTTGTCCTCTCCAATTTAGAAATGTTATCTTCCTAA
- the Mdc1 gene encoding mediator of DNA damage checkpoint protein 1 isoform X1, with the protein MENTQVIDWDAEEEETEISNGSLGHSLEPIGRLRLFSSAHGPERDFPLYLGKNVVGRSPDCSVTLPFPSISKQHAIIEISAYNKAPILQDCGSLNGTQLVKPPKVLTPGVSHRLKDQELILFADFPCQYRRLDGPPPLVSRGFLTIEGTPRIQGESQTSRVLLAEDSEEEVDFPSGRCVANGSRNPTSPSATVVPESDEEASSPAPRVPGLSLPFDVGSDTDEEQGQQPAVGGSSSARAGAAAAEAEQPGVKGMTAGIQVGSVLERSLTLGEDSDTDVEGEGVPMTPCVGPGKKKQILLGVGTEDPGGPGVGHVQGSPASAVEESRVPVAVPSETNHTPMVIDSDTDEEGEVSAALTLAHLKERGITLWSRDSGMEEVKSQPQVLVERSQSASGRDSDTDVEEGKREMVPDSPMDAESQPPHRARDGESDDLCLPATQCFVERESQSSEAQSLEDEPTQGFPCTLPQEPGPSHLSLQTPGAGALDVPWEVLATQPFCLREPEASEPQLVATHLEAHGSPPSLPSAPPGHQYLVHTELSGVQGREIQTMEKAMGIPKETADRVTPEREPLERKVRERASDSEREDVMGEELPQVTEHREPKTVLARDGQESNKGKGGDPEGNRESLKVEMEMSKDTQKREREVGKTEPEREWEPAGLEVNLDRGVAEGGSHDQKEQIASPTLKPGLGMGDLEGLTSAPPVCGSQGDGGKGDPVSPGRQQRGRLSCKMMSAGKASGGDPEPQAHCLLSPVPEASAPPQSLLTSQSPKQSPPPPLMSSPSEPHLPESLHTEPPVRPRRSSRMTPSSSAALKPYTACPTDLPAAPRPTSQVTRSRANKSSARTPEVIVPIDSELQPPTSTEQPAIPGPTSQVTQGSTDSSFDKTPESVLTGPEIQPPTTEQPVSPNPTPRATRGRPSRSSIKTPELNVPTSSELQPPTSTEQAVIPKPTSRATRGRARKSPIRTPEPVVPTVSEIHLPTSTEQAIIPKPTSRATRGRPHKSIRTPEPVVPTGPELQPVISTEEPVTPNLTSRSSQGRSRKSIRTSVVPTGPEFQPAISTEQPVTPELSSQGRARRSSVRTEASISTAPELKPFTSRKPPAPKPTALGTRGRTCKPSIEESKSVEPVAPNFDPPISTDHLVTPEVTDQSITLKSSPLNASTVSTTPEMEPGPPEPVPQGSRRRRRKAAGKQGSHVVPIDREPHSAPSKPESQASTNQSSGTLEEAELITVAPEAAIAQVPETPPHILLMQKEAAGRSGLTPKPQPEASRVHKEPSTTTDSPLQKRPRRQVPQMTIVPKEEDPPETPVKEEPQERAIPVPGKRKRGRVEDETQGNPSRSRRAKPNQEAVAPKVLFTGVVDSRGERAVLALGGSLASSVNEASHLVTDRIRRTVKFLCALGKGIPILSLNWLYESRKAGHFLPPDDYLVTDPEQEKNFSFSLRDALSRARERKLLEGYEIHVTPRVQPPPAQMAEIIGCCGGTVLPSMPHSYKPQRVVVTCTEDLPCCAVPTGLGLPLLSSEFLLTGVLKQEATPEAFVLSNLEMLSS; encoded by the exons ATGGAAAACACCCAGGTTATTGATTGGGATGctgaagaagaggagacagaaatatcCAATGGGTCCCTGGGGCATAGCTTGGAGCCTATAGGGCGGCTACGTCTCTTCAGTAGTGCTCATGGACCAGAAAGAG ATTTCCCTCTCTACCTTGGCAAGAATGTAGTTGGCAGAAGCCCTGACTGCTCTGTGACCCTGCCTTTTCCATCCATCTCTAAACAGCATGCCATAATTGAGATCTCTGCTTACAACAAAGCCCCTATCCTCCAGGATTGTGGGAGCCTCAATGGCACTCAGCTCGTAAAGCCCCCTAAGGTCCTAACCCCTGGAGTGAGCCATCGTCTGAAGGACCAGGAATTAATTCTGTTTGCAGACTTTCCCTGCCAATACCGTCGCTTGGATGGTCCTCCACCTTTGGTCTCTCGGGGATTTCTAACTATAGAAGGGACCCCCAGAATACAGGGAGAATCTCAGACCTCCCGAGTTTTACTGGCTGAGGACTCAGAGGAGGAAGTGG ATTTTCCTTCTGGAAGGTGTGTGGCAAATGGATCAAGAAATCCAACATCCCCATCAGCAACAGTTGTTCCGGAGAG TGATGAAGAGGCATCTTCTCCAGCCCCGAGAGTCCCTGGGCTGTCTCTGCCCTTTGACGTGGGCAGTGACACAGATGAAGAGCAGGGTCAGCAGCCGGCAGTGGGGGGATCCTCTTCAGCTAGGGCAGGTGCTGCTGCTGCAGAGGCTGAGCAGCCTGGAGTTAAAGGAATGACAGCTGGCATTCAGGTTGGGTCAGTTCTGGAGAGGAGCCTCACTCTTGGGGAGGACAGTGACACAGATGTGGAAGGAGAGGGGGTTCCTATGACCCCATGTGTAGGTCCTGGGAAGAAGAAGCAAATCCTGCTTGGAGTTGGTACAGAGGACCCTGGAGGACCTGGAGTGGGACATGTGCAGGGCAGCCCAGCCTCAGCTGTGGAGGAGAGCAGGGTGCCAGTGGCTGTCCCTTCAGAGACAAACCACACACCCATGGTGATTGACAGCGACACAGATGAGGAGGGTGAAGTCTCAGCAgcactcaccttggcccatctgaaAGAGAGGGGAATTACTTTGTGGAGCAGAGACTCGGGCATGGAAGAGGTCAAGTCCCAACCCCAGGTCCTTGTAGAGCGAAGCCAGAGTGCCTCTGGAAGAGACAGTGACACGGAcgtggaggagggaaagagagaaatggtCCCTGACAGCCCCATGGACGCAGAGAGCCAGCCTCCCCATAGAGCCAGAGATGGAG AATCTGACGatctctgccttccagctacCCAGTGCTTTGTAGAAAGGGAGAGCCAGAGCTCAGAAG CTCAGAGTTTGGAAGATGAGCCTACCCAGGGCTTCCCATGTACTCTGCCCCAAGAGCCTGGGCCTTCCCATCTTAGCCTTCAGACTCCAG GTGCAGGTGCCCTGGATGTGCCTTGGGAGGTTTTGGCTACACAGCCATTTTGTCTGAGAGAACCTGAGGCCTCGGAACCCCAGCTCGTCGCCACCCACCTTGAAGCTCATGGATCTCCTCCATCTCTACCTAGTGCACCACCAGGACACCAGTATTTGGTTCACACAGAGCTGTCGGGAGTTCAAGGCAGAGAGATACAAACTATGGAGAAAGCCATGGGTATACCAAAGGAAACAGCAGACAGGGTGACCCCTGAGAGAGAGCCATTGGAAAGGAAAGTCAGGGAAAGAGCATCAGACAGTGAGAGAGAGGATGTGATGGGGGAGGAACTACCTCAGGTGACAGAGCACAGAGAGCCAAAGACGGTGCTGGCTAGAGACGGACAGGAGTCTAACAAGGGGAAGGGTGGGGATCCTGAAGGAAATAGGGAGAGTTTGAAGGTAGAAATGGAGATGTccaaagacacacagaagagagagagagaagtggggaagacagaaccaGAGAGAGAATGGGAGCCAGCTGGTTTAGAAGTGAACCTAGATAGAGGGGTGGCTGAGGGAGGGAGCCATGATCAGAAAGAGCAGATTGCCAGTCCAACACTAAAGCCTGGACTTGGCATGGGGGACCTTGAGGGACTGACATCAGCCCCGCCAGTCTgtgggagccagggagatggaGGCAAGGGAGACCCCGTGAGCCCCGGGAGGCAGCAGAGAG GCCGCTTGAGTTGCAAGATGATGTCTGCTGGAAAGGCTTCCGGG GGTGATCCAGAACCCCAAGCCCATTGCCTGCTTTCTCCAGTGCCTGAAGCTTCAGCTCCACCTCAGAGTCTCCTCACCTCTCAGAGCCCAAAGCAGTCTCCGCCTCCACCTTTGATGTCTTCCCCTTCTGAGCCACACCTTCCTGAGAGTCTTCACACAGAGCCTCCTGTCAGGCCTCGGCGGTCCTCCAGGATGACCCCCTCATCCTCTGCTGCCCTTAAGCCTTACACTGCCTGCCCCACAGACCTGCCTGCTGCCCCCAGACCCACATCTCAGGTCACTCGGAGCAGGGCAAATAAGTCCTCTGCCAGGACCCCAGAAGTGATTGTCCCTATAGACTCTGAGCTCCAGCCTCCCACCTCCACAGAACAACCTGCCATCCCCGGACCCACATCTCAGGTCACTCAGGGCAGCACAGATAGTTCCTTTGATAAGACACCTGAATCAGTTCTCACAGGTCCTGAAATCCAGCCTCCCACCACAGAACAGCCTGTTAGCCCAAACCCTACACCTCGGGCCACTCGGGGCAGGCCAAGTAGGTCTTCCATCAAGACTCCAGAACTAAATGTCCCCACTAGCTCTGAACTCCAGCCTCCCACCTCCACAGAACAAGCTGTCATACCTAAGCCCACATCTCGGGCCACCCGGGGCAGGGCACGTAAGTCTCCTATCAGGACCCCAGAACCAGTTGTCCCCACTGTCTCTGAAATTCATCTTCCCACCTCCACAGAACAAGCTATCATACCTAAACCCACATCTCGGGCCACCCGGGGCAGGCCACATAAGTCTATCAGGACCCCAGAACCAGTCGTCCCCACTGGTCCCGAACTCCAGCCTGTCATCTCCACAGAAGAGCCTGTCACCCCTAATCTCACATCTCGGTCCTCTCAGGGCAGGTCACGTAAATCTATCAGGACCTCAGTTGTCCCCACTGGCCCTGAATTCCAGCCTGCCATCTCCACAGAACAGCCTGTCACCCCTGAGCTCTCATCTCAGGGAAGGGCACGTAGGTCTTCTGTCAGAACTGAAGCCagcatctctacagcccctgagCTTAAGCCTTTCACATCTAGAAAACCTCCTGCCCCCAAGCCCACAGCTCTGGGCACTCGGGGAAGGACATGTAAGCCCTCCATTGAAGAGTCTAAATCAGTTGAACCAGTAGCCCCTAATTTTGATCCTCCCATCTCCACAGACCATCTTGTTACCCCCGAGGTGACAGATCAGAGCATAACACTAAAGTCTTCACCGCTAAATGCTTCCACAGTGTCCACTACCCCTGAAATGGAACCTGGTCCCCCAGAGCCCGTTCCTCAAGGCAGTCGCCGAAGGAGGCGCAAGGCTGCGGGGAAACAGGGCTCCCACGTAGTTCCCATTGACCGTGAGCCTCACTCTGCTCCCTCTAAACCCGAGTCCCAGGCTTCAACCAACCAAAGCTCAGGGACATTAGAAGAAGCTGAGTTGATCACAGTCGCTCCTGAGGCTGCCATTGCTCAGGTTCCAGAGACCCCCCCTCACATTCTTCTGATGCAAAAGGAAGCAGCTGGGAGATCAGGGCTCACTCCCAAACCCCAGCCTGAGGCCTCTCGAGTCCACAAGGAGCCCTCCACTACCACAGACTCACCACTTCAGAAACGTCCCCGAAGACAAGTTCCCCAGATGACCATCGTCCCCAAGGAAGAAGATCCTCCAGAAACACCAGTGAAGGAAGAG CCTCAGGAGAGAGCAATTCCGGTACCAGGCAAGAGAAAGAGGGGTCGTGTGGAAGATGAGACCCAGGGAAACCCAAGTCGAAGCCGGCGGGCTAAACCTAACCAAGAAGCAGTAGCTCCCAAG GTCCTCTTCACAGGAGTCGTGGATTCTCGTGGAGAGCGTGCAGTCCTGGCTCTGGGAGGCAGTCTGGCCAGCTCAGTAAATGAGGCCTCTCACCTGGTCACCGATCGCATCCGCAGGACAGTCAAGTTCTTGTGTGCTCTGGGGAAGGGTATCCCCATTCTCTCCCTGAACTGGCTGTATGAG TCCAGAAAGGCTGGTCACTTCTTGCCGCCTGATGACTACTTGGTGACTGATCCTGAACAAGAGAAGAATTTTAGCTTCAGCCTTCGGGATGCCCTGAGCCGGGCTCGGGAACGGAAATTGCTGGAG GGCTATGAGATTCATGTGACCCCTCGCGTGCAGCCACCTCCAGCTCAGATGGCAGAGATCATTGGCTGCTGTGGAGGCACCGTCCTGCCCAGCATGCCCCATTCCTACAAG CCTCAGCGAGTTGTCGTGACCTGCACTGAAGACCTTCCTTGCTGTGCTGTCCCCACTGGCCTGGGGCTGCCCCTCCTCTCTTCTGAGTTCCTCCTGACTGGAGTGCTGAAGCAGGAAGCCACACCAGAGGCCTTTGTCCTCTCCAATTTAGAAATGTTATCTTCCTAA